In Nonomuraea sp. NBC_00507, the following are encoded in one genomic region:
- a CDS encoding peroxidase family protein, whose translation MHEIKRHMRPVAEAPPAPKATRAEQYERYVGGTPEAERAIFERLAHDLMRVQLKLKKRSGAADIDRTFHAKAILGVENARLRFHPDLPEDLRTGFVRPGAEYPVIVRLSNASGVRQADFAPDLRGAALRIQVGPERAHDLLMTNFPVSHARHAREFVAFAQAMAGANSTLRKGFALFVKLPIAVGWSASARMRRNVTSGTRRKVRSLALETYWSRGAIMWGNAGPVRYRLRPAAGAPIAPSPSETDPDYLRHELTERLARSDAVFELCVQRYVDPRHTPVENGAADWKDEDAPVVSVATLTIPRQDLDTAEARASALRVDQLAFDPWNTTEEFRPLGNLNRARRAAYEASSAHRRGYRFITPRPKRNVVIGGLLGAGFRALNRFVPWHRLPTLLGLLNLETFRQVLRRDNLIDTEIREALPQPHPVPPPVDEQVRIRRSYDGTYNDLSAPKMGALGSAFGRNLPPDYRPDLFDTPNPVVVSRELLHRDTFIPARSLNVIAAAWIQFQVHDWVNHKRYPTGTKSVEVPLPADMTWINRPGGEPERVMRFAENEGVPTAGGAGPPILFANTASHWWDGSEVYGGDETVAKFLREPDGGAALRLEDGHLPSSPNGIPLTGFNENWWLGLSIMHTLFAREHNSVCEALRRAYPRMDEESVYHTARLIVSALIAKIHTVEWTPAILATELIDVALHANWEGPPKNWLTQLGLWLVDEHALRGIPKTLPDHHAAPYSLTEDFVTVYRMHPLIPDDFEIIDHRSGQALDTLGFNEVQGAATEPLVRKVGLANALYSLGVAHPGAITLYNYPRALQAFERDGELIDLSVVDIVRTRRRGVPRYNDFRAGLHQPRIRRFEDLSSDPETVARLKDVYRTVDDIDTMVGLYAENPPEGFGFSDTAFRIFILMASRRLQSDRFLTVDYRPEIYTPLGIDWIEGNGMKSIILRHCPELAGFLPRTASAFAPWRLTMPDQQVPGAERD comes from the coding sequence ATGCACGAGATCAAGCGGCACATGCGCCCTGTCGCCGAAGCTCCGCCGGCACCCAAGGCAACCAGGGCCGAGCAGTACGAGCGTTATGTCGGGGGTACTCCCGAAGCCGAGCGGGCGATCTTCGAGAGGCTGGCCCACGACCTCATGCGGGTCCAGTTGAAGCTCAAGAAGCGCAGCGGTGCCGCCGACATCGACCGAACCTTCCACGCAAAGGCGATCCTCGGCGTCGAGAACGCCCGGCTACGGTTCCACCCCGACCTCCCCGAGGACCTGCGTACCGGCTTCGTCCGCCCCGGTGCCGAATATCCGGTCATCGTCCGGCTGTCCAACGCGAGCGGCGTCCGTCAGGCGGATTTCGCACCGGATCTGCGCGGTGCCGCGCTGAGGATTCAGGTGGGGCCCGAGCGGGCTCACGACCTCCTCATGACGAATTTTCCGGTCTCCCATGCGCGGCACGCACGCGAGTTCGTCGCGTTCGCACAGGCCATGGCAGGGGCGAATTCGACGCTGCGCAAGGGGTTCGCGCTGTTCGTCAAGCTGCCGATCGCAGTGGGTTGGTCCGCTTCAGCGCGTATGCGGAGGAACGTGACCTCGGGAACCCGGCGCAAGGTACGCAGCCTCGCGCTGGAGACGTACTGGAGCAGAGGGGCGATCATGTGGGGGAACGCCGGCCCGGTGCGCTACCGGCTCCGTCCCGCCGCGGGCGCACCGATCGCCCCGTCCCCCTCAGAGACCGATCCCGATTACCTGAGGCACGAACTCACCGAACGGCTGGCTCGGTCGGATGCCGTCTTCGAGCTGTGCGTCCAGCGCTACGTGGACCCCAGGCACACCCCCGTCGAAAACGGTGCGGCCGACTGGAAGGACGAAGACGCGCCTGTCGTATCGGTGGCGACGCTGACGATCCCGCGGCAGGATCTCGACACCGCCGAAGCACGTGCCAGCGCGCTGCGCGTCGATCAGCTCGCCTTCGATCCATGGAACACCACGGAGGAGTTCCGGCCTCTCGGCAACCTCAACCGCGCCCGCAGAGCCGCCTATGAGGCCAGCAGCGCCCACCGCCGGGGGTACCGCTTCATCACGCCGCGGCCGAAGCGCAACGTCGTCATCGGTGGGCTGCTGGGCGCCGGCTTCCGAGCCCTGAACCGGTTCGTCCCTTGGCATCGGTTGCCAACCCTGCTCGGTCTCCTCAATCTCGAAACCTTCCGGCAGGTCCTGCGCCGGGACAACCTCATCGACACCGAGATCCGTGAGGCGTTGCCACAGCCGCATCCGGTGCCCCCGCCCGTCGACGAGCAGGTGCGGATCAGACGCAGCTACGACGGCACCTACAACGACCTGTCGGCGCCGAAAATGGGCGCTCTCGGCTCGGCCTTCGGCCGCAACCTCCCACCCGACTACCGTCCCGACCTCTTCGACACGCCCAATCCCGTGGTCGTCAGCAGGGAACTGCTGCACCGCGACACCTTCATTCCAGCGCGGTCGCTGAACGTCATCGCCGCCGCATGGATCCAGTTCCAGGTGCACGACTGGGTCAACCACAAGCGCTACCCGACCGGGACCAAGAGCGTCGAGGTGCCGCTGCCGGCCGATATGACCTGGATCAACAGGCCTGGGGGAGAACCCGAGCGGGTGATGCGGTTCGCCGAGAACGAGGGCGTGCCCACGGCCGGCGGCGCGGGACCGCCGATCCTGTTCGCCAACACCGCGTCCCACTGGTGGGACGGGTCTGAGGTCTACGGCGGGGACGAAACCGTTGCTAAGTTCCTGCGGGAGCCGGACGGCGGCGCGGCGTTGCGCTTGGAGGATGGCCACCTGCCGTCCAGCCCGAACGGCATCCCGCTCACCGGTTTCAACGAGAACTGGTGGCTTGGCCTCAGCATCATGCACACCCTCTTCGCCCGTGAGCACAACAGCGTGTGCGAGGCGCTACGCAGAGCGTACCCGCGGATGGACGAGGAGAGTGTGTATCACACGGCGAGACTCATCGTCTCAGCCCTCATCGCCAAGATCCACACAGTGGAGTGGACGCCCGCGATCCTCGCGACGGAGCTGATCGACGTCGCGTTGCACGCCAACTGGGAGGGGCCGCCGAAGAACTGGTTGACCCAGCTGGGGCTGTGGCTGGTCGACGAGCACGCGCTCAGAGGAATCCCCAAGACGCTGCCCGACCACCACGCCGCGCCCTACTCGCTCACAGAGGACTTCGTCACCGTCTACCGGATGCACCCGCTGATCCCGGACGACTTCGAGATCATCGACCACCGGTCCGGCCAGGCATTGGACACGCTGGGTTTCAACGAGGTACAGGGGGCCGCCACAGAGCCGCTCGTCCGCAAAGTCGGCCTCGCGAATGCGCTGTACTCGCTCGGCGTCGCCCATCCGGGTGCGATCACCCTGTACAACTACCCGCGCGCGCTCCAGGCGTTCGAGCGAGACGGGGAGCTGATCGACCTGTCCGTGGTCGACATCGTACGCACCCGCCGCCGTGGCGTCCCGCGCTACAACGATTTCCGCGCCGGTCTGCACCAGCCGCGCATCCGGCGGTTCGAAGACCTCAGCTCCGATCCGGAGACGGTGGCACGGCTCAAGGACGTCTACCGTACGGTCGACGACATCGACACGATGGTCGGGCTCTACGCGGAGAACCCGCCCGAGGGCTTCGGCTTCAGCGACACCGCCTTCCGCATCTTCATCCTCATGGCCAGCCGGCGGCTGCAGAGCGACAGATTCCTCACGGTCGACTACAGGCCCGAGATCTACACCCCTCTGGGGATCGACTGGATCGAGGGCAACGGCATGAAAAGCATCATCCTGCGGCACTGCCCGGAGCTGGCCGGCTTCCTGCCAAGAACCGCCAGCGCGTTCGCGCCGTGGCGCCTGACCATGCCCGACCAACAGGTTCCCGGCGCTGAGCGCGACTGA
- a CDS encoding thiamine pyrophosphate-binding protein, whose protein sequence is MQVYEALVKGLESAGVDTAFGGNGENIASLALALKHSRKIRPIMTRHEQAASFMACGYAMYTDRLGVCFATVGPGAFNLFSGLAVALSDSYPVLAITGYVSLDWRGRGAVNDTSGFNRTPDSQAMFAATTKKSYLLTDVADTCDVLEEAVNLAFEGRPGPVHIHVPQNLTDRGVSVDNYHDVTIDVEPVRPDPREVEVIADVLADALRNGRRIVVLAGFGAIRSHAEAAVLRFVDRFQVPLVTTLDGKGVIAETHPLALGVSSESGHASAWKAFREADVVVAVGNSFNQHATFGLRKDLFDGKVLIQVNIAESEIGKTYVPEHRLVSDARLAIEAITDALEKRVGPVEPAHVVGKDYETRHILPLPGEIHPGQLAQTIGRMLPERGVLLADAGAHLAWLGYYVDLERGQNFRKTGTFGPMAGHVNGAIGVKLAQPDRTVVVGCGDGCYSMAGFELMTAVENDVPVIWVIFNDDEYKIVKLYQLATYGEAGLVDVKNPDFAAYARACGADGYQVRTIEEFEDAFRAALGSGRPTVIDAKITRWALPHYSTSPQGVIHGIWETLEERLRHE, encoded by the coding sequence ATGCAGGTCTACGAAGCTCTCGTCAAAGGGCTCGAAAGCGCAGGAGTCGACACCGCGTTCGGCGGTAACGGCGAGAACATCGCCAGTTTGGCGCTGGCGCTCAAGCACTCGCGGAAGATTCGGCCGATCATGACGCGGCACGAGCAGGCCGCGTCGTTCATGGCGTGCGGCTACGCGATGTACACGGACCGGCTGGGTGTCTGCTTCGCGACCGTAGGCCCCGGAGCGTTCAACCTCTTCTCCGGCCTTGCGGTCGCCCTGTCGGACTCCTATCCGGTGCTGGCCATCACCGGCTATGTCTCACTCGATTGGCGCGGACGCGGCGCGGTGAACGACACATCCGGGTTCAACCGCACACCCGACTCGCAGGCGATGTTCGCCGCCACGACCAAGAAGTCATACCTGCTCACCGATGTCGCCGACACGTGCGACGTGCTCGAGGAGGCCGTGAACCTCGCGTTCGAAGGGCGGCCCGGCCCGGTGCACATCCATGTGCCACAGAACCTCACCGACCGCGGGGTGAGCGTGGACAACTACCACGACGTCACCATCGACGTGGAGCCGGTGCGGCCCGACCCACGGGAAGTCGAGGTGATCGCGGACGTGCTGGCCGACGCACTGCGAAACGGGCGCCGGATCGTCGTCCTCGCCGGCTTCGGCGCGATCCGTAGTCACGCGGAAGCGGCCGTGCTGCGCTTCGTCGACCGATTCCAGGTCCCGCTGGTGACCACCCTGGACGGTAAAGGCGTCATAGCCGAAACTCACCCGCTGGCGCTTGGGGTGTCCTCGGAGAGCGGTCACGCGAGCGCCTGGAAGGCGTTCCGCGAGGCCGATGTGGTCGTGGCCGTCGGCAACTCCTTCAACCAGCATGCGACCTTCGGCCTGCGCAAGGACCTGTTCGACGGCAAGGTCCTCATCCAGGTCAACATCGCGGAGAGCGAGATCGGCAAGACCTATGTACCCGAGCACCGGCTCGTCTCCGACGCTCGCCTGGCGATCGAGGCGATAACCGACGCCTTGGAGAAGCGGGTCGGCCCGGTCGAGCCCGCGCACGTCGTCGGCAAGGACTACGAGACGCGACACATCCTGCCTCTTCCCGGCGAGATCCATCCGGGGCAGCTTGCACAGACGATCGGCCGGATGCTGCCGGAGCGCGGCGTCCTCCTCGCCGACGCCGGCGCGCATCTGGCGTGGCTGGGCTACTACGTGGATCTCGAACGCGGCCAGAACTTCCGCAAGACCGGCACCTTCGGGCCGATGGCCGGGCACGTCAACGGCGCGATCGGGGTGAAGCTTGCCCAGCCTGACCGGACGGTGGTCGTCGGCTGCGGCGACGGCTGCTACTCGATGGCCGGATTCGAGCTCATGACCGCCGTGGAGAACGACGTGCCGGTGATCTGGGTGATCTTCAACGACGACGAGTACAAGATCGTGAAGCTCTACCAGCTCGCGACCTACGGCGAAGCGGGCCTGGTCGACGTCAAGAACCCGGACTTCGCCGCCTACGCGCGTGCGTGCGGCGCGGACGGCTACCAGGTGCGGACGATCGAGGAATTCGAGGACGCGTTCCGCGCGGCATTGGGTTCAGGCCGGCCCACGGTGATCGACGCCAAGATAACCCGGTGGGCCCTTCCGCACTACAGCACTTCCCCCCAGGGCGTGATCCACGGCATCTGGGAGACGCTCGAGGAGCGGCTCCGTCACGAGTGA
- a CDS encoding thiamine pyrophosphate-binding protein encodes MKVYEAIVKGLEDIGVEAAFGGAGENAASLMLALKHSRQIRPIITRHEQAASFMACGYAMYTNKLGFCFATAGPGAFNLFSGLAVAMSDSYPVLAVSGYASRKWQGWGSLNETSGLNRTPDSQVMFAATTKKSFLLTDAAETCDVLEEAVNLAFEGRPGPVHIHVPEDLTERGVEVRNVRPIRLDVSPVLPDPTRVVEIASVLANAIAKGKRIVTLVGFGAIRSGAGPEIKRLIERFQFPLLTTLDGKGIVSEGHPLSVGVFADSGHTSAWKAFREADVVLCIGNSLNQHATFNYREDLFNGKLLIHVNISETEFRKAYKPDYALLSDARPAVTALIDELEKKVGEVPAVEVAGRDYEARHIVQLTREIHPGKLAQTIGRLLPEGGVVLADAGAHLAWLGYYVELAEGQNFRKAGSFGPMAGHVNGAIGLKVAQPWRTVVVGCGDGCYSLSGFELMTAVEHDIPIIWVIFDDREFKLIKLYQLATYGETGLVEFQNPDFAAYARACGADGYRVETLEEFEDAFRNALASGRPTVIDAVITRWAVPHYSPSPDGVIAGLVETIEARFRGR; translated from the coding sequence ATGAAAGTATACGAGGCCATCGTCAAAGGGCTGGAAGACATCGGGGTGGAGGCGGCTTTCGGCGGTGCCGGGGAGAACGCCGCCAGCCTGATGCTGGCGCTGAAGCATTCGCGACAGATCCGGCCGATCATCACCCGGCACGAGCAGGCCGCGTCCTTCATGGCCTGCGGGTACGCGATGTACACGAACAAACTGGGCTTCTGCTTCGCCACCGCGGGTCCTGGGGCGTTCAACCTGTTCTCCGGGCTGGCCGTGGCGATGTCCGACTCCTACCCAGTCCTCGCCGTCTCGGGATACGCGTCCAGGAAATGGCAGGGGTGGGGTTCGCTCAACGAGACCTCAGGCCTGAACCGGACACCCGACTCGCAGGTCATGTTCGCGGCCACGACGAAGAAGTCCTTTCTGCTCACCGACGCGGCGGAGACGTGCGACGTGCTCGAGGAAGCGGTCAACCTCGCGTTCGAGGGGCGGCCGGGACCGGTCCACATCCACGTTCCCGAGGACCTGACCGAGCGCGGCGTCGAGGTCAGGAATGTCCGACCCATCCGACTTGACGTCTCGCCGGTCCTGCCCGATCCGACACGCGTGGTGGAGATCGCTTCGGTGCTGGCGAACGCCATCGCGAAGGGGAAGCGCATCGTGACACTCGTGGGCTTCGGCGCCATCCGGAGCGGAGCGGGACCGGAGATCAAACGGTTGATCGAGCGGTTCCAATTCCCGCTGCTGACCACACTCGACGGCAAAGGCATCGTGTCCGAGGGACATCCGCTCTCGGTGGGCGTCTTCGCCGACAGCGGCCACACGAGTGCCTGGAAGGCATTCCGCGAGGCCGACGTCGTGCTGTGTATCGGAAACTCCCTCAACCAACACGCCACGTTCAACTACCGCGAAGACCTGTTCAACGGCAAGCTGCTCATTCATGTCAACATCTCCGAGACCGAGTTCCGCAAGGCCTACAAGCCCGACTACGCGCTCCTGTCCGACGCACGCCCGGCGGTGACGGCCCTCATCGACGAGCTGGAGAAGAAGGTCGGCGAGGTCCCGGCCGTCGAGGTCGCCGGCCGGGACTACGAGGCCCGGCACATCGTCCAGCTGACCCGGGAGATCCACCCGGGAAAGCTCGCGCAGACGATCGGCCGGCTGCTGCCGGAGGGCGGCGTCGTCCTCGCCGATGCCGGCGCGCATCTGGCGTGGCTGGGGTACTACGTGGAGTTGGCGGAAGGCCAGAACTTCCGCAAGGCCGGTTCGTTCGGACCGATGGCTGGACACGTCAACGGCGCCATCGGGTTGAAGGTCGCACAACCGTGGCGGACGGTCGTCGTCGGCTGCGGCGACGGATGCTACTCGCTGTCCGGCTTTGAGCTGATGACCGCCGTCGAGCACGACATCCCCATCATCTGGGTCATCTTCGACGACCGGGAATTCAAATTGATCAAGCTCTACCAGTTGGCGACCTATGGGGAGACCGGGCTCGTCGAGTTCCAGAACCCGGACTTTGCCGCCTATGCGCGTGCGTGCGGCGCGGACGGCTATCGAGTGGAGACCCTCGAGGAGTTCGAAGACGCGTTCCGTAATGCTCTGGCCTCCGGTCGTCCCACGGTCATCGACGCCGTCATCACTCGGTGGGCCGTCCCTCACTACAGCCCCTCGCCCGACGGTGTGATCGCTGGTCTGGTCGAGACCATCGAGGCCCGCTTCCGCGGCCGATGA
- a CDS encoding DUF2235 domain-containing protein codes for MNRLIVCCDGTWNTPENESVTNVCRLYNALASKDNFGNCQWRYYQPGVGAVRTRLLGGAFGLGLSRNVMDAYLWLTTRYEPGDRIALFGFSRGAYTARSLAGMISACGLIDTSKMDKATVWSHIKDLYNQGYRRTRQNPVCREPHGSRERAECRGWRDGLGFLWDSDDCERIPVDFIGVWDTVGALGVPNYMGWLNLLDPARLHDFHDLRLNPYIKYGRHAIAMDERRRPYTPTLWSGTYAEDQVKQVWFPGSHKDVGGGHLQRGLSDCALQWMIDEAGTTIGLGFHKTVEDQITPNPLDVIHDDDRGVVGVLEPLIDPMLKPWLEIFQQPRPRAVPRIAPDARDPRRLHQSVYDRYESPLVTSGLYRPTEVLAPGQTKTGIEVYAHNPWNETGLYLEPGYYSFTAEGTWRDLTIVSGPDGTTGVRRFNPLTEGYRLLGTLLGQGEKLFRFVTRNKVADLIGAPREADLPWMSLVGVVANDAVSLDNEYKDHERIAIGTGTSCWVTQGGYLYAFANDAWGFYANNQGSVQLTVTRMAEREQQETVPTPSGRESGQRRTVSADEVAGAASRRPSAPSAARRAASASASRVRRREARQE; via the coding sequence ATGAATCGTCTCATCGTGTGCTGCGACGGAACCTGGAACACTCCGGAGAACGAGTCGGTCACCAACGTGTGCCGGCTGTACAACGCGCTCGCGTCGAAGGACAACTTCGGCAACTGCCAATGGCGTTACTACCAGCCTGGCGTGGGCGCCGTGCGGACCAGGCTCCTGGGTGGCGCTTTCGGGCTGGGCCTGTCTCGTAACGTGATGGACGCCTACCTCTGGCTCACCACGCGATATGAGCCGGGGGACCGGATCGCCCTGTTTGGCTTCAGCCGCGGCGCCTACACCGCGCGCAGCCTCGCTGGGATGATCTCGGCGTGCGGGCTGATCGACACTAGCAAGATGGACAAGGCAACGGTCTGGTCCCACATCAAAGACCTGTACAACCAGGGCTACCGACGAACACGGCAAAATCCCGTCTGTCGCGAGCCTCATGGATCACGTGAACGTGCCGAGTGCCGAGGATGGCGGGACGGTCTGGGTTTCCTATGGGATTCGGATGATTGTGAGCGGATCCCGGTCGACTTCATCGGCGTATGGGACACCGTCGGTGCGCTCGGCGTCCCGAACTACATGGGCTGGCTGAATCTCCTAGATCCGGCCCGCCTCCACGACTTCCACGATCTGCGGCTCAACCCGTACATCAAGTACGGTCGCCACGCCATAGCCATGGACGAACGCCGCAGGCCGTACACGCCCACACTGTGGTCCGGGACCTACGCGGAGGATCAGGTCAAGCAGGTGTGGTTCCCCGGCAGCCACAAGGACGTTGGCGGCGGCCATCTTCAGCGAGGCCTGAGCGACTGCGCGTTGCAGTGGATGATCGACGAAGCGGGCACGACAATCGGTCTCGGCTTCCACAAGACCGTGGAGGACCAGATCACGCCCAATCCGCTCGACGTCATCCACGACGACGACCGGGGCGTGGTCGGCGTGCTCGAACCCTTGATCGACCCAATGCTCAAGCCCTGGCTCGAGATATTCCAGCAGCCGCGGCCGCGCGCCGTGCCCCGGATCGCCCCGGACGCACGAGACCCCCGCCGCCTCCACCAGTCGGTATATGACCGATACGAGAGCCCACTCGTCACCAGCGGGCTGTACCGGCCCACCGAGGTGCTCGCACCGGGGCAGACGAAGACGGGGATCGAGGTGTACGCCCACAACCCGTGGAACGAGACGGGGCTCTACCTCGAGCCCGGCTACTACAGCTTCACCGCAGAGGGTACGTGGCGGGACCTCACGATCGTATCGGGTCCCGACGGCACCACCGGTGTGCGCCGCTTCAATCCCCTGACCGAGGGATATCGCCTGCTGGGCACGCTGCTGGGCCAGGGCGAGAAGCTGTTCCGGTTCGTGACGCGGAACAAGGTCGCGGACCTCATCGGTGCGCCCAGAGAAGCCGATCTGCCCTGGATGTCTCTTGTCGGCGTCGTGGCCAACGACGCGGTATCGCTCGATAACGAGTACAAGGACCATGAGCGCATCGCCATCGGCACCGGCACGTCCTGCTGGGTGACCCAGGGCGGATACCTCTACGCCTTCGCCAATGACGCCTGGGGCTTCTATGCGAACAACCAGGGCAGCGTGCAACTGACCGTGACCAGGATGGCTGAGCGGGAGCAGCAGGAAACGGTCCCCACACCGTCCGGGCGTGAAAGCGGTCAGCGGCGAACCGTATCTGCGGATGAGGTCGCAGGCGCAGCCTCTCGGCGGCCGTCTGCCCCTTCTGCGGCTCGCCGCGCGGCATCTGCCAGTGCCAGCCGAGTACGACGTCGCGAAGCCCGGCAGGAGTGA
- a CDS encoding YcaO-like family protein, which yields MGKGRPEEARVGALFEALEHYLTGPAGFDPATVEPAAPAGVAAGVLREDACAPLLGSMPGRRMACLRYRALGEGQETLVPLFLSAPWYVETGAARLRELARDDCDYVHLMRYSCNSGSAVGVTAAEALLHALNEVIERDALSLLLVRAFLGRGSFQPRQIDPDTLLPGLARAYATAGELTGSSVYLLDITSDVGVPTMLAYTAPTSRHPHRRGAGTSLSPAYAAWRALTELIQTTLGENLSRSGALARDDLSGLAAHPALYACGRFDLTGPLRKARVVPFPQATEVAGAPGGQLRTVVTKLAAQGHQPFCRTVRALPGGVIAVHVMVPAFERFMLVTDGNLVIPGRRGQAVATGRADAFFPPGRVSEPMPADWRAHQ from the coding sequence ATGGGAAAGGGGCGCCCGGAGGAGGCCCGTGTGGGCGCGCTGTTCGAGGCGCTCGAACACTACCTCACCGGTCCGGCCGGGTTCGACCCCGCCACTGTGGAGCCGGCCGCGCCCGCCGGTGTCGCGGCAGGAGTCCTGCGTGAGGACGCCTGCGCGCCGTTGCTGGGCTCGATGCCCGGACGGCGGATGGCGTGCCTGCGCTACCGTGCTCTTGGCGAGGGCCAGGAGACACTGGTGCCGCTGTTCCTGTCCGCCCCCTGGTACGTCGAGACCGGCGCCGCACGCCTGCGCGAACTGGCCAGGGATGACTGCGACTACGTCCACCTGATGCGCTACAGCTGTAACAGCGGCTCGGCCGTCGGCGTCACCGCTGCCGAAGCACTGCTGCACGCGCTTAATGAGGTGATCGAGCGTGACGCCCTGTCCCTGCTCCTCGTACGGGCCTTTCTTGGGCGGGGCAGCTTCCAGCCGAGGCAGATTGACCCGGACACGCTGCTGCCTGGCCTCGCGCGGGCGTACGCGACTGCAGGAGAGCTGACCGGATCATCGGTGTACCTGCTCGATATCACGAGTGACGTCGGGGTGCCGACCATGCTGGCGTACACGGCCCCTACCTCCCGCCATCCGCACCGGCGCGGCGCCGGAACCTCGCTGAGCCCCGCCTACGCCGCCTGGCGCGCCCTCACCGAGCTCATCCAAACCACCCTGGGCGAGAACCTGTCGCGCTCTGGAGCGCTGGCGCGCGATGATCTGTCCGGGCTGGCGGCGCACCCAGCGCTGTACGCATGCGGGCGGTTCGACCTCACCGGCCCGCTGCGCAAGGCGCGTGTGGTTCCCTTCCCTCAGGCCACCGAGGTGGCCGGGGCTCCGGGCGGTCAACTGCGGACAGTGGTCACAAAGCTGGCCGCGCAGGGCCACCAGCCCTTCTGCCGCACGGTACGCGCCCTCCCCGGTGGGGTCATCGCCGTGCACGTGATGGTGCCGGCCTTCGAGCGGTTCATGCTCGTCACGGATGGCAACCTGGTCATCCCCGGTCGCAGGGGGCAGGCCGTAGCGACCGGTCGAGCGGACGCATTCTTCCCGCCGGGAAGAGTTTCCGAGCCGATGCCAGCTGATTGGCGGGCGCATCAATGA